Proteins encoded in a region of the Corynebacterium breve genome:
- the glgB gene encoding 1,4-alpha-glucan branching protein GlgB produces MTEGHTSLEPALLIPDADRARLLECSHHAPHDFYGWHSTSKGSVIRTRQLGATRVELLIHSESREMVNTGDDIWVIGLDDELAPDYRLRVHYPVAEPVIIADPYHFLPTLSSFDLHLIGEGRHERLWEVLGANIRTYETAMGPVTGTSFAVWAPNATGVAVVGDFCAWNPNQYPMRVLGSTGVWEIFIPGIEAGATYKFAIQTKEGHRRDKADPIAKGTLAPPETVSQVVEADTYTWGDAEWMKARAQMDQTNAPMSVYEVHLGSWKIGYGYRELADELVQYVKEQGFTHVEFLPVAEHPFGGSWGYQVTGYYAPSARWGSPDELRLLIDRLHQEGIGVIVDWVPAHFPKDDWALARFDGTALYEHPDWRRGEQKEWGTYVFDFGRNEVRNFLVANALYWLEEFHIDGLRVDAVASMLYLDYSREPGEWAPNEFGGRENLDAVQFLQEMNATVHREHPGVVTIAEESTAWPGVTANTEDNGLGFSLKWNMGWMNDTLEYFKLDPVHRSFHHNEITFSMVYAFSERYVLPFSHDEVVHGKGSLWGRMPGDDWNKAAGLRTLYGYMYSHPGKQLMFMGQEFGQTGEWAEAYSIDWSNLEGWGSEFHQGIQRLVRDLNSVYKTTPALYSQDNTPMGFQWIKGDDSANNLLSYVRWGVDNTPVLVVVNLSGTSQPAYRVGLPLVGRWELLINSDDKVYSGAGNDLPKEIFTEPTAWDGCDQSAQLHIPAMSVQYYIHRG; encoded by the coding sequence ATGACCGAGGGCCACACCAGCTTGGAACCTGCATTGCTTATCCCGGACGCTGATCGCGCACGCCTTCTTGAATGCAGCCACCATGCTCCACACGATTTCTATGGCTGGCATTCCACATCCAAGGGCTCTGTCATCCGCACACGCCAGCTTGGAGCAACCCGAGTTGAGCTTCTGATTCACAGCGAATCCCGCGAAATGGTCAATACCGGTGACGATATCTGGGTCATCGGCCTAGATGACGAACTTGCACCAGATTATCGCCTGCGCGTGCACTACCCCGTCGCAGAACCAGTGATCATCGCTGATCCGTACCACTTCCTGCCTACCCTGTCATCGTTTGACCTTCACCTCATCGGCGAAGGTCGCCACGAACGCCTCTGGGAAGTCTTGGGTGCGAACATCCGCACGTACGAAACCGCCATGGGCCCGGTCACCGGTACTTCCTTCGCGGTCTGGGCACCCAACGCGACAGGCGTTGCCGTGGTTGGCGATTTCTGTGCATGGAATCCCAACCAGTACCCGATGCGCGTGCTTGGATCTACCGGCGTGTGGGAAATCTTCATCCCAGGCATCGAGGCAGGGGCAACCTACAAGTTCGCCATCCAGACCAAGGAAGGACACCGCCGCGACAAGGCTGACCCAATCGCGAAGGGCACGTTGGCTCCACCGGAAACCGTCTCTCAGGTTGTCGAAGCTGACACCTACACCTGGGGTGATGCCGAGTGGATGAAGGCCCGCGCGCAGATGGACCAAACCAATGCGCCGATGAGCGTCTACGAAGTTCACCTGGGTTCCTGGAAAATCGGCTACGGCTACCGCGAGCTTGCCGACGAGCTCGTCCAGTACGTCAAAGAGCAAGGTTTCACTCACGTCGAGTTCCTCCCTGTTGCAGAGCACCCGTTCGGCGGCTCTTGGGGCTACCAGGTCACCGGCTACTACGCACCAAGCGCGCGTTGGGGTTCCCCAGACGAGCTACGCCTCCTGATCGACCGCCTCCACCAAGAAGGTATCGGCGTTATCGTCGACTGGGTTCCCGCTCACTTTCCTAAGGATGATTGGGCCTTGGCGCGCTTCGACGGTACCGCGCTCTACGAGCACCCAGACTGGCGACGCGGTGAGCAGAAGGAATGGGGCACCTACGTCTTCGACTTCGGCCGCAACGAGGTGCGCAACTTCCTCGTCGCCAATGCTCTGTACTGGCTCGAAGAGTTCCACATCGACGGCCTCCGTGTAGATGCGGTTGCCTCCATGCTCTACCTCGACTACTCCCGCGAGCCTGGAGAGTGGGCGCCGAACGAATTCGGTGGTCGCGAGAACCTCGACGCTGTTCAATTCCTCCAGGAGATGAACGCCACCGTTCACCGCGAGCACCCTGGCGTTGTCACCATCGCCGAGGAATCCACTGCGTGGCCAGGCGTGACTGCCAACACCGAGGACAACGGTCTGGGCTTCTCCCTAAAGTGGAACATGGGCTGGATGAACGATACCCTCGAGTACTTCAAACTTGACCCCGTGCACCGCTCCTTCCACCACAACGAGATCACATTTTCGATGGTGTACGCATTCTCCGAGCGCTACGTGCTGCCATTTAGCCACGACGAGGTCGTCCACGGCAAGGGCTCGCTCTGGGGGCGCATGCCGGGCGATGATTGGAACAAGGCCGCGGGTCTTCGCACACTCTATGGTTACATGTACTCCCACCCAGGCAAACAGCTCATGTTCATGGGCCAGGAGTTCGGCCAGACCGGAGAGTGGGCCGAGGCGTACTCCATCGACTGGTCCAACCTGGAAGGCTGGGGTTCCGAGTTCCACCAAGGTATCCAACGACTTGTCCGCGATCTGAACTCCGTGTACAAGACAACCCCAGCTTTGTACTCGCAGGACAACACTCCGATGGGCTTCCAGTGGATCAAGGGCGACGACTCTGCGAACAACCTGCTCTCCTACGTTCGCTGGGGCGTTGACAACACGCCAGTCTTGGTCGTCGTCAATCTTTCGGGAACCTCGCAGCCTGCATACCGCGTGGGTCTACCCCT